In one Bordetella pertussis 18323 genomic region, the following are encoded:
- a CDS encoding argininosuccinate lyase, producing MTTLGVGAILSAEPAEIVRRLTFATKEAAAAGHEDLFHAMSRVNLAHAVMLRDRNLIPPEAARALVALMVELFERGPSSVALEAGAGDLYPQIEAHAAALLGADVAGYLQLGRSRGDVIPSAMRLKLRIKLMRLLASVLALREAILDRAVEHADTIMPAYTHWQQSQIMTVGHFLGRFSAWLERDTQRLFECVSRHNLSVLGSANGVGTSVRVDRAMTAAWLGHDEPTLSTGDGTNAWDYMIEPVSVAVLLCSHLARLTGNFILWHTQEFGMVRLSDAFCTASTYLPHKRNPEPLETVKVFAEQVQGALATVYLMARNEDWPHSLINHGFDAINGALTLSGDAADLTGAIMRDISFDPARMRELLDLSYATASEVANTLVAAGGLPFREAHEIVGTAVRACMADGRAALTLARVRDAARGMGIDLPPIDDAQLAACIDPGNFVQAIHSSGGTAPAEVRRVLAVWRDALHADQRAWRQWQDRYDEADRALLASARGGA from the coding sequence ATGACGACTTTGGGAGTCGGGGCGATCCTGTCGGCGGAACCCGCCGAGATCGTCCGCCGCTTGACCTTCGCCACCAAGGAGGCCGCCGCAGCCGGCCACGAGGATCTGTTCCATGCCATGTCGCGCGTCAATCTCGCGCATGCCGTGATGCTGCGCGACCGCAACCTGATACCGCCCGAGGCCGCGCGGGCGCTGGTGGCGCTGATGGTCGAACTGTTCGAGCGCGGACCGTCCAGCGTCGCGCTGGAGGCCGGCGCCGGCGACCTGTATCCGCAGATCGAGGCGCACGCGGCCGCGCTGCTGGGCGCCGACGTGGCGGGCTACCTGCAGCTCGGGCGGTCGCGCGGCGACGTCATTCCGTCGGCGATGCGCCTGAAGCTGCGTATCAAGCTGATGCGCCTGCTGGCGTCGGTGCTGGCCCTGCGCGAAGCGATTCTCGATCGGGCCGTCGAGCATGCCGATACCATCATGCCCGCCTACACGCACTGGCAGCAGTCGCAGATCATGACGGTGGGGCATTTCCTGGGCCGGTTCAGCGCCTGGCTGGAGCGGGATACGCAGCGCCTGTTCGAATGCGTGTCGCGCCACAATCTTTCGGTGCTGGGCAGCGCCAACGGCGTGGGCACCAGCGTGCGGGTCGACCGCGCAATGACCGCCGCCTGGCTGGGGCACGACGAGCCCACGCTGTCCACGGGCGACGGCACCAATGCCTGGGACTACATGATCGAACCCGTATCGGTGGCGGTGCTGCTGTGCTCCCACCTGGCGCGCCTGACGGGCAACTTCATTCTCTGGCACACCCAGGAGTTCGGCATGGTGCGGCTAAGCGATGCATTCTGCACCGCCAGCACCTATCTGCCGCACAAGCGCAATCCCGAACCGCTCGAGACCGTCAAGGTGTTCGCCGAGCAGGTGCAGGGGGCGCTGGCCACGGTCTACCTGATGGCGCGCAACGAGGACTGGCCGCACAGCCTCATCAACCACGGCTTCGACGCGATCAATGGCGCCTTGACGCTCAGCGGCGACGCGGCGGACCTGACCGGCGCCATCATGCGCGACATCAGCTTCGACCCCGCGCGCATGCGCGAGCTGCTGGACCTGAGCTATGCCACGGCGTCGGAAGTGGCCAACACGCTGGTGGCGGCCGGCGGCCTGCCGTTTCGGGAGGCGCACGAGATCGTCGGCACGGCGGTACGCGCCTGCATGGCGGACGGACGGGCTGCGCTCACGCTGGCGCGGGTGCGCGACGCGGCCCGCGGCATGGGCATCGACCTGCCGCCGATCGACGATGCGCAGCTGGCTGCCTGCATCGATCCGGGCAATTTCGTGCAGGCCATCCATTCCAGCGGCGGGACGGCGCCCGCGGAGGTGCGCCGCGTGCTCGCCGTGTGGCGGGACGCGCTGCACGCGGACCAGCGCGCGTGGCGGCAGTGGCAGGACCGCTACGACGAGGCGGACCGCGCATTGCTGGCGAGCGCGCGCGGCGGCGCTTGA
- a CDS encoding tripartite tricarboxylate transporter substrate binding protein, giving the protein MADLFSVLRIAYTLALGAALAAPAAVAAPFPDRPVRLVVPYPPGGGADIFARTLSEPLAAQLGQPVIVENRPGANGIIGTDAVARAAPDGYTILLGNSGPNAINQAIYPDLPYDAVDSFEEVSLIGYTTHVLVVHPGVQARSVTELIALARRSPGQLNFASTGQGGTPHLAGELFKLMTGTDMVHVPYKGASPSNADVIAGQVQLTFNTLPPLMTSIRAGKVRALAVTGKQRSQLLPEVPTIDEAGVAGYDVQTWYGIHAPAGTPAAVVDRLNQALVAVLSNAQVRAALVGQGYEVATSTPGEFSRMVRDDVAKWRKVVKEAKVKVD; this is encoded by the coding sequence ATGGCTGACCTGTTTTCAGTGCTGCGTATCGCATACACCCTTGCGCTGGGCGCGGCGCTGGCCGCGCCGGCGGCCGTCGCGGCGCCGTTTCCCGACCGTCCGGTGCGCCTGGTCGTGCCCTATCCGCCGGGCGGCGGCGCCGACATCTTCGCCCGCACCCTGTCCGAGCCGCTGGCGGCCCAGCTGGGCCAGCCAGTCATCGTCGAGAACCGGCCCGGGGCCAACGGCATCATCGGCACCGATGCCGTCGCCCGCGCCGCGCCCGACGGCTACACCATCCTGCTGGGCAACAGCGGGCCCAATGCCATCAACCAGGCCATTTATCCCGACCTTCCCTATGACGCGGTCGACAGCTTCGAGGAAGTCAGCCTGATCGGCTACACCACCCATGTGCTGGTGGTGCATCCGGGCGTGCAGGCCCGCTCGGTGACCGAGCTGATCGCGCTGGCGCGCCGCTCGCCCGGGCAGCTGAACTTCGCCTCGACCGGGCAGGGCGGCACGCCGCACCTGGCGGGCGAGCTGTTCAAGCTGATGACCGGCACGGACATGGTGCACGTGCCCTACAAGGGCGCGTCGCCCTCCAACGCGGACGTGATCGCCGGGCAGGTGCAGCTGACGTTCAACACGCTGCCGCCGTTGATGACCTCGATCAGGGCCGGCAAGGTGCGCGCGCTGGCCGTCACCGGCAAGCAGCGTTCGCAACTGCTGCCCGAGGTGCCCACCATCGATGAGGCCGGCGTGGCCGGCTACGATGTGCAGACCTGGTACGGCATCCATGCGCCGGCGGGCACGCCGGCGGCGGTCGTGGATCGGCTCAACCAGGCCCTGGTGGCCGTCCTGTCCAACGCCCAGGTGCGCGCGGCGCTGGTGGGGCAGGGCTATGAGGTTGCCACCAGCACCCCCGGCGAGTTTTCCCGGATGGTGCGCGACGACGTGGCGAAGTGGCGCAAGGTCGTGAAGGAGGCCAAGGTCAAGGTCGACTGA
- a CDS encoding IS110-like element IS1663 family transposase, with amino-acid sequence MADSSLLSAGGQVHVFIGIDVSKAKLDCTLLTAEADKHKTKVVVNTAAGVQALLAWCAKHGAQPAQLHAILEPTGLYHEQAATALPQVRVSLVNPAQARDFAKALALRSKNDALDSYVLARYGQTLSPALWHPAPLHARQLRALLTRREALSKDLLRELNRKEKSQFSPSAPLVDGSIDKAIAFLREQIKQIERAIDQHIDNHPDLKQDCELLNSIPAIGPQAGNAILAVMHNRHIDSAQSLAAYLGVVPVQRQSGSSLNSCARLSKAGPSQVRATLYMAALVGTRHNPHIRALYQRLLKAGKSKKAALGAAMRKLVHLCFGVLKNRIPYQPNYAMNG; translated from the coding sequence GTGGCTGACAGCAGTTTGTTATCTGCAGGAGGCCAAGTCCATGTTTTCATAGGTATTGATGTATCAAAGGCCAAGCTGGATTGCACGTTGCTGACGGCTGAGGCTGACAAGCATAAGACCAAGGTGGTGGTCAACACCGCCGCGGGCGTACAAGCCCTGCTGGCGTGGTGCGCCAAACACGGCGCACAGCCGGCGCAGTTGCACGCCATCCTGGAGCCTACGGGTCTGTATCACGAGCAAGCGGCCACGGCGCTGCCCCAGGTCCGGGTCTCTTTGGTCAATCCCGCCCAGGCCCGGGACTTTGCCAAGGCCTTGGCGCTGCGCTCCAAAAATGATGCGCTCGACAGCTACGTGCTGGCTCGCTATGGACAGACGCTGAGCCCGGCGCTGTGGCACCCGGCGCCCTTGCATGCGCGTCAACTGCGCGCCTTGTTGACGCGACGCGAGGCGCTGAGCAAGGATCTGTTGCGTGAGCTCAATCGCAAAGAGAAGAGCCAGTTCAGCCCCTCGGCGCCCTTGGTCGATGGTTCCATCGACAAGGCCATCGCGTTCTTGCGCGAACAGATCAAACAAATCGAGCGGGCGATCGATCAGCACATCGACAACCACCCCGACCTCAAGCAAGACTGCGAGCTGCTGAACTCCATCCCCGCCATCGGGCCTCAGGCCGGCAACGCCATCCTGGCCGTCATGCACAATCGGCATATCGACTCCGCCCAGAGCCTGGCCGCCTATCTCGGGGTGGTCCCTGTGCAGCGCCAATCCGGCAGCAGTCTGAACAGCTGCGCACGCCTGTCCAAAGCCGGCCCCTCCCAGGTGCGCGCCACGTTATACATGGCGGCCCTGGTTGGGACCCGCCACAACCCCCACATCCGCGCCCTTTACCAGCGCCTGCTCAAAGCAGGAAAAAGCAAAAAGGCCGCGCTGGGCGCGGCCATGAGAAAACTGGTGCATCTGTGCTTCGGGGTCCTCAAAAACCGCATCCCCTACCAGCCCAATTACGCCATGAACGGTTGA
- a CDS encoding SDR family oxidoreductase — MDLGIAGRWALVCGASKGLGYGCASALLQNGVNVVINARNDGVLQDAASALRKDAENQARQSGGQAGKVIAVACDITTEPGRQAALEAPGGPGPDFDIVVTNAGGPPPGQYQDWDRDDWIKAIDANMLTPIALIKATVDGMQARGFGRIVNITSTAVKAPISTLGLSNGARSGLTGFIAGLARSEIAARGVTINNILPGRFDTDRLKSTMRVAAQACGQSIEALREEQQLGIPAGRFGRPDEFGALCAFLCSVHAGYITGQNMLIDGGAYPGTY, encoded by the coding sequence ATGGATCTCGGCATTGCAGGACGGTGGGCGCTGGTATGCGGCGCCAGCAAGGGGCTCGGCTATGGCTGCGCCAGCGCGCTGCTGCAGAACGGCGTCAACGTCGTCATCAACGCGCGCAACGACGGCGTCTTGCAGGACGCGGCGTCCGCGCTGCGCAAGGACGCCGAAAACCAGGCCCGGCAATCGGGCGGCCAGGCAGGCAAGGTCATCGCCGTCGCCTGCGACATCACCACCGAGCCAGGCAGGCAGGCCGCGCTCGAAGCGCCGGGCGGCCCCGGGCCGGACTTCGACATCGTGGTGACCAACGCCGGCGGTCCGCCGCCGGGGCAATACCAGGACTGGGACCGCGATGACTGGATCAAGGCGATCGACGCCAACATGCTGACGCCCATCGCGCTGATCAAGGCCACGGTGGACGGCATGCAGGCGCGCGGCTTCGGACGCATCGTCAACATCACCTCGACCGCCGTGAAGGCGCCGATCAGCACGCTGGGCCTGTCCAATGGCGCCCGCTCCGGCCTGACCGGCTTTATCGCCGGCCTGGCCCGCTCGGAGATCGCGGCCCGCGGGGTCACCATCAACAACATCCTCCCGGGCAGGTTCGACACCGACAGGCTGAAGAGCACGATGCGCGTCGCGGCGCAGGCGTGCGGCCAAAGTATCGAAGCGCTGCGCGAGGAACAGCAGCTGGGCATCCCCGCCGGCCGCTTCGGCCGTCCCGACGAGTTCGGCGCGCTCTGCGCCTTCCTGTGCAGCGTGCACGCCGGCTACATCACCGGGCAGAACATGCTGATCGATGGCGGCGCGTACCCCGGCACGTACTGA
- a CDS encoding LysR substrate-binding domain-containing protein, translated as MINKSRQGIRSVRHLDMQQLRTLVTIAQTGSFSATAEKLFKTQPAITHQMHQLEATLGTALFEKQGRSRVLTEDGQKMLKYASQVLALNDEVFRVFQERLQGTLRIGSPHDAVETLLPSILRQASQALPQLNIDVCIDRAPRLFELLQRGEIDMAISARFHQEFEGLILKRSPVVWLCAADYVHRPDKALPLILADGSSIYREMALAALEQHHIRWTVTRIVPDLVGIKAAIRAGLGVTPRSIDLLAPDMRMLDEADGLPPLPEMTYHLWIRPHADDSPARQAYEMLRQAWELVDAVPAARAGPAAG; from the coding sequence ATGATTAATAAATCAAGACAGGGGATACGATCCGTGCGCCATCTGGACATGCAGCAGTTGCGCACTCTGGTGACCATTGCGCAGACCGGCAGCTTTTCCGCCACCGCGGAAAAGCTGTTCAAGACACAGCCGGCCATTACCCACCAGATGCATCAGCTGGAAGCGACGCTGGGCACCGCCCTGTTCGAGAAGCAGGGGCGCAGCCGCGTCCTGACCGAGGACGGGCAGAAGATGCTCAAGTACGCAAGCCAGGTGCTGGCGCTCAACGACGAGGTCTTCCGCGTTTTCCAGGAACGCCTGCAGGGCACGCTGCGCATCGGCTCGCCGCACGACGCCGTCGAGACCCTGCTGCCCTCCATCCTGCGGCAGGCCAGCCAGGCCTTGCCGCAGTTGAACATCGACGTCTGCATAGACCGCGCGCCGCGGCTGTTCGAGCTGCTGCAGCGCGGCGAAATCGACATGGCCATCTCGGCCCGCTTTCACCAGGAATTCGAGGGGCTGATCCTGAAACGCTCGCCGGTGGTCTGGCTATGCGCCGCGGACTATGTGCACCGCCCCGACAAGGCCTTGCCGCTGATCCTGGCCGACGGCTCCAGCATCTATCGCGAAATGGCCCTGGCGGCGCTCGAGCAGCACCATATACGCTGGACGGTCACGCGCATCGTGCCCGACCTGGTCGGCATCAAGGCGGCGATCCGCGCCGGACTGGGCGTCACCCCGCGCAGCATCGACCTGCTCGCGCCCGACATGCGCATGCTGGACGAGGCCGACGGCCTGCCGCCGCTGCCCGAGATGACCTATCACCTGTGGATACGCCCGCATGCGGACGACTCGCCCGCGCGCCAGGCCTACGAGATGCTGCGCCAGGCCTGGGAGCTGGTCGACGCAGTGCCGGCGGCGCGCGCCGGCCCGGCCGCAGGCTGA
- the metC gene encoding cystathionine beta-lyase, with protein MKFDTLLTHGGRDPKAHKGMVNTPVYRTSTVVFESMAEYKATRGAKFDHVRYGRLGTHTVKELENLVAAIEGGHRAVLTPSGVSAIATTLNTLARPGSHILVPDNVYYPCREFCEKVLAPRGVRVEYYAGSEVERLVRPDTSVVYCESPGSLTMEMQDFARIAAAAHAVGAKVVADNTWATPVFLQPFEHGIDVSIHAATKYLVGHSDVMMGTVTAHDPELWLAIRTEAAAQGLSISPDDAYLATRGIRTLGVRMAAHYRNALDVAQWLAGHPRVAQVLYPALPQHPDHALWRRQMRGASGLLTLELEPCSLEQRDAFIDRLTLFAIGASWGGYESLVLPADTAGKRSLAGRDYAGPLVRLHIGLEDVEDLKRDLDQALRRED; from the coding sequence ATGAAGTTCGATACGCTGCTGACCCATGGCGGTCGCGACCCGAAGGCGCACAAGGGGATGGTGAACACACCTGTCTACCGCACCTCAACCGTTGTATTCGAGTCCATGGCCGAGTACAAGGCAACCCGTGGCGCGAAGTTCGACCACGTACGCTACGGGCGGCTCGGCACGCACACCGTGAAGGAGCTGGAGAACCTGGTGGCCGCCATCGAAGGCGGCCATCGGGCGGTTCTCACGCCCTCGGGCGTTTCGGCCATCGCCACGACCCTCAATACCCTGGCCCGTCCGGGCTCGCACATCCTGGTGCCAGACAACGTCTATTACCCCTGTCGCGAGTTCTGCGAAAAGGTGCTGGCGCCGCGCGGCGTGCGCGTCGAGTACTACGCCGGTTCGGAGGTCGAGCGCCTGGTCCGCCCCGATACCTCGGTCGTGTACTGCGAGAGCCCTGGTTCGCTGACCATGGAAATGCAGGATTTCGCCCGCATCGCCGCCGCCGCGCATGCGGTCGGCGCCAAGGTGGTGGCCGACAACACCTGGGCGACGCCGGTATTCCTGCAGCCGTTCGAGCACGGCATCGACGTCTCCATCCATGCCGCCACCAAGTACCTGGTGGGCCATTCGGACGTGATGATGGGGACGGTGACGGCGCATGACCCCGAGCTGTGGCTGGCCATCCGCACGGAAGCGGCCGCGCAGGGCCTGTCCATCAGCCCCGACGACGCCTATCTGGCCACGCGCGGTATCCGCACGCTGGGGGTGCGCATGGCGGCGCACTACCGCAACGCGCTGGACGTGGCGCAATGGCTGGCCGGGCATCCACGGGTGGCGCAGGTGCTGTATCCGGCGCTGCCGCAGCACCCCGACCACGCGCTGTGGCGCCGCCAGATGCGCGGCGCCTCGGGCCTGCTGACCCTCGAACTGGAGCCCTGCAGCCTCGAGCAGCGCGACGCCTTCATCGACCGGCTGACGCTGTTTGCCATCGGCGCGAGCTGGGGCGGCTACGAGAGCCTGGTGCTGCCGGCCGATACCGCCGGCAAGCGCAGCCTGGCGGGCAGGGACTATGCCGGGCCGCTGGTGCGGCTGCATATCGGATTGGAAGATGTCGAAGACTTGAAGCGCGACCTGGACCAGGCGCTGCGCCGGGAGGATTGA
- a CDS encoding M14 family metallopeptidase: MSKIQDLLSGMQPGTVAHDYLPVGTMSSGMAIAIPVTVIKGAAPGPCLWVNGQVHGNELNGVIAAVELGRRVDPAALSGSLVITPTANPLGLDNRTKTAPQDLQDLDQTFPGNPQGMVTNHMAHALFQEVRAVASCLVNMHTMGSIHDSKPYCVYKVFPGSAVTEAQLLRMTSFFEPSVSCRMDVGGAGELPGNIAGGLDYQCLAIDVPAFMVELGQGSWYTPENVEQALTGLLRLASHLGLIDESGVSAGAPAPASVRRVTRRRWVMARHGGLFLAAGRAGQIVPAGAPLGRIVDLHGAGVEAVSLDTDCIVIGMRRDPVVHTGDRVAFVATQWDQADIGAG; the protein is encoded by the coding sequence GTGTCGAAAATACAAGACTTGTTGTCCGGCATGCAGCCGGGAACCGTGGCGCATGACTACCTGCCGGTGGGCACCATGAGCTCGGGCATGGCCATCGCCATCCCGGTGACGGTGATCAAGGGGGCGGCGCCGGGACCTTGCCTGTGGGTCAATGGACAGGTGCATGGCAATGAACTCAACGGCGTGATCGCCGCGGTGGAGCTGGGCCGCCGGGTGGATCCGGCCGCGCTGTCGGGCAGCCTGGTCATCACGCCCACGGCCAACCCCCTGGGGCTGGACAACCGCACCAAGACGGCGCCGCAGGATCTGCAGGACCTGGACCAGACTTTCCCGGGCAATCCGCAGGGGATGGTGACCAACCATATGGCCCATGCCCTGTTCCAGGAAGTTCGGGCGGTGGCCTCGTGCCTGGTGAACATGCATACGATGGGCTCGATCCACGACAGCAAGCCGTACTGTGTCTACAAGGTCTTTCCGGGCAGCGCGGTCACCGAGGCGCAGCTGCTGCGCATGACCTCGTTCTTCGAACCCTCGGTCAGCTGCCGCATGGACGTGGGCGGCGCGGGCGAACTGCCCGGCAACATTGCCGGCGGGCTGGATTACCAGTGCCTGGCCATCGATGTGCCGGCCTTCATGGTCGAACTGGGCCAGGGCAGCTGGTACACGCCGGAGAACGTCGAGCAGGCGCTGACCGGGCTGCTGCGCCTGGCGAGCCACCTGGGCCTCATCGACGAAAGCGGCGTATCCGCCGGCGCTCCCGCGCCCGCCAGCGTGCGCCGGGTCACCCGGCGCCGCTGGGTGATGGCGCGCCATGGGGGCTTGTTCCTGGCGGCCGGGCGGGCCGGCCAGATCGTGCCGGCCGGCGCGCCGCTGGGCCGCATCGTGGATTTGCATGGCGCCGGGGTGGAGGCCGTCAGCCTGGATACCGATTGCATCGTCATCGGCATGCGACGCGATCCGGTGGTGCACACCGGCGACCGCGTGGCGTTCGTGGCAACGCAATGGGACCAGGCCGATATCGGCGCCGGCTGA
- a CDS encoding tripartite tricarboxylate transporter substrate binding protein has protein sequence MQHTLAKYLAAAVAVLPWTAGAQDKAAKPWQPDGPVTLILGYGAGGGHYALAQVLQARMAEELGQPLIVMPKPGAGGLIATDFVANARPDGRTITWSGPGVLTIWPQLRQISYDPKKLTPVNLLVQMGYMLVTKPGESRWNSVQDVIDGSKSGDVTYSSVGVGTSNSMTGHLLNAMTGSRLREIGYKGGGPALMSTMAGETDIGFGDTATHELIAAGRLRAIATTTRQREPRFPDVLTVAETVPGYEVTNWLGVIAPPGTPQPIVDRYQQIFAKLMAEPEIAKRVKELGMTPDVGTPQAFSELIDSETQLWKRLIRDQNIKVE, from the coding sequence ATGCAACATACTCTCGCGAAGTATCTGGCCGCCGCCGTCGCGGTACTGCCCTGGACCGCCGGGGCGCAGGACAAGGCCGCCAAGCCCTGGCAGCCGGACGGCCCGGTGACGCTCATCCTGGGCTATGGCGCGGGCGGCGGGCACTATGCCCTGGCGCAGGTGCTCCAGGCCCGCATGGCCGAGGAACTGGGCCAGCCGCTGATCGTCATGCCCAAGCCGGGCGCCGGCGGATTGATCGCGACCGACTTCGTCGCCAACGCGCGGCCCGACGGCCGCACCATCACCTGGTCCGGGCCGGGCGTGCTGACGATCTGGCCGCAGTTGCGCCAGATTTCCTATGACCCCAAGAAGCTGACCCCGGTCAACCTGCTGGTCCAGATGGGCTACATGCTGGTGACCAAGCCGGGAGAAAGCCGCTGGAACAGCGTGCAGGACGTGATTGACGGCAGCAAGAGCGGCGACGTGACGTATTCGTCGGTGGGCGTGGGCACCTCGAACTCGATGACCGGCCATTTGCTCAATGCCATGACCGGCAGCCGGCTGCGCGAGATCGGCTACAAAGGGGGCGGCCCGGCGCTGATGTCCACCATGGCCGGCGAGACCGATATCGGGTTCGGCGATACGGCCACCCATGAGCTGATCGCCGCCGGCCGGCTGCGCGCCATCGCCACCACCACCCGCCAGCGCGAGCCGCGTTTTCCCGACGTGCTGACGGTGGCCGAGACCGTGCCGGGCTACGAGGTGACCAACTGGCTGGGCGTCATCGCGCCGCCGGGCACGCCGCAGCCCATCGTGGATCGCTACCAGCAGATCTTCGCCAAGCTGATGGCCGAGCCGGAGATCGCCAAGCGCGTCAAGGAACTGGGCATGACGCCCGACGTCGGCACGCCGCAGGCATTCAGCGAGCTGATCGATTCGGAGACGCAGCTGTGGAAGCGCCTGATCCGCGACCAGAACATCAAGGTTGAGTAA
- a CDS encoding rhodanese-like domain-containing protein: MTTMQQRYDAVKDAMAQIGRLAAQLDGEALREAIGPVLVALGERDELFPRDEFPIRAGKPGGLYQLWRGESGDLALYASAGKTGKKQPPHDHTTWAVIAGVYGEEHNVFFERTDDGSRAGFGTLRQIDALTVVQGNAARLSGEVFHTIEVVSEEDSLHLHLYGRALDTLSGRINFATEEGGAYTRFMAVPETYAPWIAPRDLYEMLTDGGELAILDVRENGVYTQGHLFHAASMPLSVFELRVDDGLPSPHVRIVVIDDADGLAEQAVRLLHQRGYHNVAVLQGGQPGWNAAGLPVYTGVFVPSKAFGEVAEHVYGTPSISAVELDALRRSEEVLVLDSRTEQEFNLMSVPGAYSCPGAELVARALDHAGPIVVNCAGRTRSIIGAQSLRNAGKTDVRALENGTMGQHLAGLPLERGKSASYLDRPVAAGAAQAAQAWALGMSIATLDAGELHDMLSNPYRTTYLFDARDPSCSSRATLPRAVAAPGGQLVQQTDYYAPVRNARIVVFDTDGVQAPMTAGWLHQMGWEVYLHRPEATALVAPPRVEYDDERGVPVEAVAADAVIIDVGDSRTYRAGHLAGAAWAPRSRLPALLAQRKPAGPLLFTCADGRVSRLAAADAAAQGYQAAYLKGGTAALGADRLRGDAPQFLTEAIDVWYRPYDRETGIEEAMHQYLSWETGLLDKVRSDPTVAFRI, encoded by the coding sequence ATGACTACGATGCAACAACGTTACGATGCGGTGAAAGACGCCATGGCGCAGATCGGCCGTCTGGCTGCGCAGCTCGACGGCGAGGCGCTGCGCGAGGCGATCGGCCCGGTGCTGGTCGCCCTGGGCGAGCGCGACGAGCTGTTTCCGCGCGATGAGTTCCCGATCCGGGCCGGCAAGCCCGGCGGGCTGTATCAGTTGTGGCGCGGCGAGAGCGGCGACCTGGCCCTGTATGCGTCGGCGGGCAAGACCGGCAAGAAGCAGCCGCCGCACGATCACACCACCTGGGCGGTGATCGCCGGCGTGTACGGCGAAGAGCACAACGTGTTCTTCGAACGCACCGACGATGGCTCGCGCGCCGGTTTCGGCACGTTGCGCCAGATCGACGCCCTGACCGTGGTCCAGGGCAACGCCGCGCGCCTGAGCGGCGAGGTGTTCCACACGATCGAAGTCGTGTCCGAGGAAGATTCGCTGCACCTGCACCTGTATGGCCGCGCGCTCGATACGCTGAGCGGACGCATCAATTTCGCCACGGAAGAAGGCGGCGCCTATACCCGCTTCATGGCGGTGCCGGAAACCTACGCGCCCTGGATCGCGCCGCGCGATTTGTACGAGATGCTGACCGACGGCGGCGAGCTGGCCATCCTGGACGTGCGCGAGAACGGCGTCTATACCCAGGGGCACCTGTTCCATGCCGCGTCCATGCCGTTGTCGGTGTTCGAGCTGCGCGTCGACGACGGACTGCCGTCGCCGCACGTGCGCATCGTGGTGATCGACGACGCCGACGGCCTGGCCGAGCAGGCGGTGCGCCTGCTGCATCAGCGCGGCTACCACAACGTGGCGGTGCTGCAGGGCGGACAGCCGGGCTGGAATGCTGCCGGCCTGCCGGTATATACCGGCGTTTTCGTGCCCAGCAAGGCTTTTGGCGAAGTGGCCGAGCACGTCTACGGCACGCCCAGCATCAGCGCCGTCGAGCTCGACGCGCTGCGGCGCAGCGAGGAGGTGCTGGTGCTCGACAGCCGCACCGAACAGGAATTCAACCTGATGTCGGTGCCGGGCGCCTATTCGTGCCCGGGCGCCGAGCTGGTGGCGCGTGCGCTGGACCATGCCGGCCCCATCGTCGTCAACTGCGCCGGCCGTACCCGCTCCATCATCGGCGCGCAGTCGCTGCGCAACGCCGGCAAGACAGACGTGCGGGCCCTGGAAAACGGCACGATGGGCCAGCACCTGGCCGGCCTGCCGCTCGAACGCGGCAAGTCCGCCAGCTACCTGGACCGCCCGGTCGCCGCCGGCGCCGCGCAGGCGGCGCAGGCGTGGGCGCTGGGCATGTCCATCGCCACGCTGGACGCGGGCGAATTGCACGACATGCTGTCCAACCCCTATCGCACCACGTACCTGTTCGACGCACGCGATCCGTCCTGCTCGTCGCGGGCGACCCTGCCGCGCGCGGTGGCCGCGCCCGGGGGACAGCTGGTCCAGCAGACGGATTACTACGCGCCGGTGCGCAATGCGCGCATCGTGGTGTTCGACACCGACGGCGTGCAGGCGCCGATGACCGCCGGCTGGCTGCACCAGATGGGCTGGGAAGTCTATCTGCACCGGCCCGAGGCAACGGCGCTGGTCGCGCCGCCGCGCGTCGAGTACGACGACGAGCGTGGCGTGCCGGTCGAGGCCGTCGCGGCCGACGCCGTGATCATCGACGTGGGGGATTCGCGTACCTATCGGGCCGGCCACCTGGCCGGCGCCGCCTGGGCGCCGCGCTCGCGCCTGCCGGCCTTGCTGGCGCAGCGCAAGCCCGCCGGGCCGCTGCTGTTCACGTGCGCGGACGGTCGGGTCTCGCGGCTGGCGGCGGCCGACGCCGCCGCGCAGGGCTACCAGGCCGCCTACCTGAAGGGAGGCACCGCGGCGCTGGGCGCGGACCGGCTGCGCGGCGACGCGCCGCAGTTCCTGACCGAGGCGATCGACGTCTGGTACCGCCCCTATGACCGCGAGACCGGCATCGAGGAAGCCATGCACCAGTACCTGAGCTGGGAAACCGGCCTGCTGGACAAGGTCCGGTCCGACCCCACCGTGGCGTTTCGCATCTGA